A segment of the Fimbriimonadaceae bacterium genome:
ACGCTTATGCCAGGCGGGCCGCCTTGGTCGGCGGGCCCGGGGCCGGCCAAATGATGAAAGCGGCCAACCAGATCGCTGTCGGAGGGGCGTTGCTCGCCCTGTGCGAGAGCCTTGCCTTTGCCCAAAAGGCCGGGCTCGACCTTGCGACGACCCGGGAGCTGCTTGCCACCGGGGCGGCCGGGTCTTGGGCGTTCGAAAACTACGGGCCCAAGATCCTTGCCCGCGACTGGTCACCCGGCTTCTCTGTCGACAACCAACTCAAGGACTTCGGTTACTGCCATGAGGCGGCGGCCCTGACCGGCGCGGCACTGCCGGGCATGACGGCGGTGGAGGACTACCTCAAGCAGTTGCAGGCCGAGGGACGCGGAGCCGACACGACCGCCGCCGTCTTTGAAGTCCTCGAACGAGAAGGCCGGCAGTGACCGAGGGCCGACACCTCCCGCCGGGAGGACCGCGCGTGGAAATGCGGGGGGTGACCCAAGACTTCGGCCCGGTGAGGGCTTTGGACGCGGTCGACCTGACGGTCGAAAAGGGCACCGTCCACGCCTTGCTCGGCGAGAACGGCGCGGGCAAGACGACCCTGATGCGCGTTCTCTACGGGGCATTGCGGCCGACTGCCGGAGAGGTGAGGCTGGACGGGGTGGCGGTGCGCTTTCGCAACCCGGCCGAAGCCATCGCCGCCGGAGTCGGTATGGTCAGCCAGCATTACGCGATCATTCCTGAACTTTCCGCCATCGACAACTTGATGCTGGGCGCCGAGCCAGGTGCCTTGCTCAACCGGCCTGAGGCAGTGTTGCGGGCCGACCAACTGGCCCAAGACATGGGCTTTTCGTTTGAGTGGGACGCCCCGGCGGCCGGGCTGGGGCCGGCCGGCGCCCAGAAACTAGAGATCCTCAAGCTCTTGTGGCGACAGGCCGACATCATGGTCCTCGACGAACCGACCGCGATGCTGTCGCCCGAGGACGCCGACTCCTTGTACGGCAGCTTGCGCAAACTGGCCGGCCAAGGCCGCAGCGTCATCGTCGTCACCCATCGACTCGCCGAAGTCACCCAGTACTGCGACCATGTCACCGTCCTGCGCCAGGGCAAGAACGTCGCGTCGTTCCCGGTCGGGGAGAAGACACAAGACGAGACCGCCGAGTTGATCGTCGGGAAAGCGCTCACTCAAACCACCCGACCCGACGTGTCCGCAGGCACCCCCGTCCTCGTCGCCCACGACCTGCGGGTCCGTGGTGACCGGGGCGACATGGCCGTCAACGGCACGTCGCTGACCCTCGCGGCCGGTGAGGTCGTCGGGCTGGCCGGTGTCGACGGCAGCGGTCAACGAGAGCTGGTCCAGGCCCTGGTCGGAGTCCGTCCGCTCGTGACCGGGCAAGTGACCTTGGGCGGACACGACGTCAGCCGTGCCACGGCACGGGCGCGCATCGAAAGCGGCCTCCGCTGCATCCCGGAAGACCGCCACGAAGAGGGGGTCGTCGACGACTTCGACCTGGTCGCGAACGCCCTGCTGGGTCACCAACGGCTCGCCGCGTTCCGACGCGGCCCGGTCCTGGACAAGGCGGCGTCGCTGGCCCTGGCCACGCGGGTGGCCAGCCGCTTCGAGACCAAGCATTCCAGCCTTGGTCAAAAGATGAGCGAACTGAGCGGCGGCAACCAGCAGCGGTTTGTGAACGCCCGCGCCATGGCCCACGAGGCCAGGGCCCTTGTCGCGTTCCAACCTGTCCGCGGTCTCGACATCGAAGCGACCCGGCGGGTCTACGCTGCCTTCAGGGAGTTTGTCAGTGCGGGCGGCACGGTGCTGGTGGTCTCGTTCGACCTTGACGAGCTCCTTGAGTTTTGCGACCGGATGCTGGTGATGCACCACGGTCGATTGGCCAGCCCGCCCGAGGGTAAGGGACGTGACCGGGTCACGATCGGCGCGATGATGGTGGGGACGGCATGAACGCCCGACTTGGGTGGCTTGTCCTCGCCGGGGCGGGACTCGTGTGGGCGGTGGTCGCGAGCACGGGGACTCCCGTACCGGACGCCTTGCGCGAGATGTTCACGGGTGCGTTCGGTACCCCCGCCGGTTGGCGCGAGACCTTCAAGGAGTCCACCCCGTTGCTGGTCCTTGGCGCTTCAGTCTTCTGGGCCCTAAAGGCCGGTTTGTTTAACATTGGGGCCGACGGCCAGTACGTAGTCGGTGGACTGGCCGCCGCCGTCGTGGGGCTCCGCGTCCCCGGGCCGGCCGGCGTCTTGACCGGCACTTTGGCCGGGGTAGGTGCCGGGGCGGCATGGGCGTTCCTGCCCGGATGGATCAAGGCTTACCGGGGCGGGCACGAGGTCATCACCACGATCATGATGAACAACATCGGCCGCCTGATGGCGACGGCCTTGGCCGCTGGCGTCCTCAAGGCCCCGGGCCAGCAGAACGCGGAGACGCCCCTCCTACCCGACGCCACGACCCTCCCTAACCTTGTCCACAACGGGGCGTTCCGGCTCAGTTGGGCGTTCCCCATCGGCCTCTTGGTCGTCGTCGGCATGGCTTTCTACTTTGGCCGGACGGTCGGCGGATTCGAGGCTTCGGCGACCGGCGCCAACCCGCGGGCGTCGCGCTTCGCCGGGATCGACGTGCGCACCGCCACGTTGCGGGCGATGCTGGCCAGCGGCGCGGTGGCCGGATTGGCCGGGGCTCTCCAGGTCTTTGCGGTCAAGCACCAGTTCAACGCCGACTTCAGTCCAGGGTACGGGTTCGACGCCTTGGGCGTCGCCCTCCTCGCCGCCGGACAGGCTTGGATCGTGATCCCGAGCGCCCTCCTCTTCGGCGCGCTCGCGCGAGGCACGTCCGCCCTGTCGATTTTGGGCGTCCCCAAGGGGCTTAACGGGGTGCTGCTCGGCATCGTCGTGCTTGTCTTTGCCGCGGTGCGGTACCGGAAGGAGGTGGCGGCCCGTGGTTAGCCCGATCGTCCAACTCGCCGTGAGCACGGCGATCTTTAGCGCCCCGTTGGTGCTGGGCGGTCTCGGCGCCCTGGCCAGTGAGCGGTCCGGGGTCATCAACATCGGCATCGAGGGCAAGATGCTCTTCGCCGCTTGGGCGGCGGCGTTCGGCGGCCTCGTCTCGGGCAACCCGGTGGTCGGGCTGGTGTGCGCCATCTTGGCCGCGACGGTGGTCAGCCAGGCCCACTGGGCGCTCACCCAACTCTTTGGTATCGACCATGTCATCAGCGGCATGGGCCTCAACGCGGTGGCGGCCGGGGCGACCTCGTTGCTCAGCAAGACCTTGCTGGCGCCATACGCCGGGGCCAAGGCGGCGGCACTACCCTTACCGTTCTTCTGGGTGGCCGCCGTCCTCGCCGCCCTGGGGGCGGCCTTTGTCCTCCATCGGACGCGGGGCGGCCTGCACCTTTTGGCGGTGGGTCACGACCCCGACAAGGCCCGCCAAGCCGGATTGCGACCGGTCGCCGTCCGGTTCAAGGCCCTCTTATTCACCGGCCTCCTCGCCGGACTGGCGGGGGCCTTGCTGATCAGCAACGCGAGGGGCTTCACCGACAACATGACCTCCGGCAGAGGCTATATCGCCCTTGCCGCGCTCATCCTGGGCGGGTGGCGGCCCTGGCCGACGTTCGCCGCCTGCCTCCTCTTTGGGTTCGCCGACGCCTTACAACTCCAGTTCCAAGGCACGCCCTTGTGGGGGGCGTCGATCCCCGTGGAGGCTTGGCAGTGCCTCCCCTATGTCGCGACGGTCGTCGCCCTGGCCGCCAAGTGGGGTGGCACGAAGGCCCCTGCCGGCCTCGGTCGCCCCTAGATTTCCACCGAACGGCTTATAATCAGGTCAAGATGGTGATCGGACTGCTGCTCTTGGCGACCAAGGGCGACACGGTGGACCAGACGTTGCTCCGGGTCGCGGCGGTGCACGAGGCGCTGGGCACGGCCGTCTTCCGGGCCGACTCCAAGTCCGTCGTCGACGGGGTTGCCCAGTCGGTGCGCTACGAAGTCAGCTACATGCGGCCCGGCGACTTCACGATCAAGCAGACGACCCTCGGCTCCGCCGACCCGGTCCGCATCCTGAGCAAGTCCGGGAACAGGCTTCTCGTCTTTGACCCGCGCACCAAACAGTACGCCCGCCGCATCTTCAAGGGCGAGGTGGGCATCGTCGACGCCGTCGGGGCTTCGGGGTTCCAAATCGACCCCTTGGTCATCGAGATGATCAAGCCGGGCGGGATGGGCGAATGGGTCGAGCAGTTCAAGCAACTCCGCAACTGGAAGCTTCAACCCACCGGGCCGAACTGGAAACTGACCCTGACGGGCGGCGCCGGAGAAGCCACCATCGACGTCCAAGCCGCGACAGGACGGCTCGCCGGACTGCACGCCAAGGTGGGCAGTAAGACGACCGACTGGACCATCACCTACCCGTCGGGCAAACACGCCGCGTTCCGCACGCCGAGCGGTTCATACGAGGTCGCCGAAATCGACCCGTCGCTGCTCAATCCTACTTACGCCGACTCGGAAGCCCGTCGTGCGATTGAGAAGGTCTTCAGAGCATTTGACCGACCGAAGGCCTTGGCCGTCAAAGTCTCCTCTGGCGAGCGCCAGTACAGCGTCTGGTATCGGCCCGGCGGCATCCGACAGAGCGACGGGAACACCGACTGGAGCCTGGTGAAAGGCGAACTGACCGTGGTCGACCACGCCACCACGTACCGCGGCAAGAGCAGCGTCCGCGAGACCATCGACCGGCTGCCCCAGACCCGGAGCCGGGTCGAACCCTTGACCAGGGCGCTCATGAAGGGCCAGAACTATTTCCGACTTCTACTCGGTTCGGGTGAGCGCGTGAAGACTTCGGGCAAAACCCAGATCGAGGGGTCTGAGTGCACCATCCTCACCGCCAACGGGAGGGTCGCCGAGACCACCTTGATCGTCCGCGACCGCGACGGGTACGTCCTCAGTCTTTCCACCCGGCCGCTGGGTAGCGGCAATGTGACGGGCACAGACACCTCGTTTTCTTATTTGCCAACGTCCGACGCCGGTGCCCTGAGGGTCTCGGGGACGGGCCGGGAACGTCCGATCAGCGACCTGCGGCTTTCTCGGGACTGATCGTCGCCAGCCAAGACTTGGCGTCGACCAGGGCCACGTCCGGCTCGCCGTAGCGAGGGGTCGGGGCGACCTTGTCGGGCACGAGCCCGTGCCCTTCCAGGCGGAGTCCGCTGATCGTCACGTAGTCGGTGAGGGGGTACTGCAGCCAGAACCCTTTGCCACGAGGGATCTCGGTGAGGATGGAGGCCAAGACCGCACCGGCCGTCTTGGTGCCGAAGAGCTCGGAACCCTTGATCTCCTTGAACGCCGCGGCGAGCATCTCGGAAGCGCTGCCCGTGCCGCCGTCCACGAGGACGGCGACCTTCCCGGTGAACTTGGGCTGGGTCGTCAGCATGGCCCGGACGTTGGGGCGGGAGGCGGCGGCGATCGCGACGACGTCGTCAGTCGGCGGGTTGTCGCGCTCGTACATCGTCACCAGGTTCCGGGTCACAAAGGTGCCGAGGGGCTCCTTCTCGCGGTCGAAGAAGAACGCGGCAAGGTGGAGCAGGTTGGCGACCCGCCCGCCGCCGTTGCCACGCAGGTCGATGACCAGGCTCTTGGCACGGGACGCCTCGCCCATCAACTTGTCGACGCGGGCCTGGTTGTAGCCAACGTCAAAGGTGGGTATCCGCAGCACGGCGACATTGCCTTCCCAGGTCAGGGTCTCGGGCACGACCGCGACGTAATCGCGCCGGGTGACCCGGAAGGACAATTCCTTGTCACCCCGCTTGACCTTGATGTTCGAAGTGGATCCCTTGGCTCCCTGGAGGTCGGGCTGCTGACGGACCTTCTTCCCGTCGGACTCGAAGATCAAGTCACCGGGCTGCAGGCCGACTTCGGAGGCCGGAGAGTCCTCGAAGACGTTGACCACGCGCAGGCCGTCCTCCTCAATCTGGATCATGATGCCGATCCCCGCCCGGGTCTGGGTGGTCCGCTGGGTGCCGAACTCGGGGGGAAAGAGGCTGATGTGGCTGAGGCCGTACTGACGCATCGCCCGGCTGACCGCCAAGGCGAACTCGCTTTCGGTCTTGGCCTTCTCAATGGCGTCTTTCTGGCTCGCCAAGATCGTGTCGAACTTGGTGAAGTCCACGCCGGGGACAAACGCCTGACGGCTCAGGACCTCTTCGACCCGCTTGATGACGACCGCCTTGTCCTCCGGCGTGATCGTCCGTGCCTGGTCTCGCCCCTGCTGGGCATAGGCAAAGGGAGAGGCGACGGCCAGCGCGAGCATGAGGGCGCTGACGGCGGATCGGTGGCGGCTCCAGTCCATAGTTGTCTCAGGCCTTACTTACTGTCCATTGACGCCGGAGAGTGCCGGCCGGTTCGACAGGTCCGTTCGCAAGACAGTGTGGACCGATTCTGGCCCGGCGCGCCTGCGAGGGGTCGGTAATCTGGGGAATGTGCTGGAGAGGTTCGCCACCCACCTTCAGGATTCCGGCTTGGTGCCGCCTGGTTCCCGGGTCGCCGTGGCTCTGTCGGGCGGCGCCGACTCGCTGTGCCTCCTCCACTTGACCGTGCGACTGGGCCTCGACGTGGTCGCCCTGCACCTGGACCATGGGCAGAGGCCGGAGTCGGCGGACGAGGCCCGGAGGCTGGGCGAGTTTTGCGACCGGCTGAACGTCCCGTTTGCCTCGGGACGGGCCGACGTCCCCGCGCTCGCCGAGGCCTACAAGGTGGGCGTCGAGGAAGCGGGGCGGACCGCCCGGTACGACTTCTTCCGCCAAGCCGCCTACCGGACGGGGTGCGACCTCGTCGCCACCGGCCACACCCGGGACGACCTCGCCGAGACCGTGCTGTTCAACCTGGTCCGGGGCACGGGCATGGCGGGATTGGCTGGCATCCCAGCCGTCCGGGACGGGATCGTCCGCCCCCTGCTCCCCTTCACCCGCGCCGAGACCCGTGCCTATTGTCACCGCCAAGGCCTGGAGCCGCTCGAAGACCCGGGCAACCTTGACTTGCAGTTCTCGCGTGTCCGCATCAGGCAAAACGTCATGCCCGAGTTGGAGCAGGCCCATCCCGGCGCCGCGGCGAACATCGCCCGCACCGCAAAGGTCGTCGGCGAAGAGAGCGCCTTCCTCGACAGCATGGCCGCCGCCGTCCTTGAGAAGGCCGAGACGCCACTGAACGGCCCCCTCCGCTTCCTGACCTCTGAAGTCGAGGTGGCCCTCGACCTCGGTGTTCTCCTTAGCCACCCCGACGTCCTGGTCCGCCGGGGCCTGCGCTTGGCGGCGGCCGTCCTGGGAGCGAGCCTGGACCACGGCCAGACCGAGACCTTGCACCTTGGCGTCCGCTGCACACCAAGCGGCTCGGTCACCAGCGACGGGGGCCGGGTCGTCGCCCAATGGTCGGGCGACAGGCTCCACTTTGCCCGCGCCGACACCGACGGCCCGTTCCGGTTCAACCTAGCGACCCCGGGAATCACCGAAAGCGACGTCTTTGGCTGGCAGATCACCGTCCAGCCTTGGCCGCCCGCCGACTTGCTGCGTGACCCCGACAACCTGGACGTGGCGATGGACGCGGCGAAGCTGCATGGCGGCCTTCACTTCCGGAGCACCGACCCGGGCGACGCCATGGTCCCCCTGGGGATGACGGGGAGCAAGTCAGTGGCCGACATGATGCGGGAAGCCGGCTTGACCGCCAGTGCGCGGCGGCGCCTGCCCGTCGTCTGCGACATGGTCGGTGCCGTGTGGGTACCCGGATGTCGTATAGCGGAACGGGTCAAAATAACCGATACGACCGCTAGGGCCTTTCGCCTGACGTTTGGGCCGCTCGACTTGGGCAGGCGTCAGGAAGAACAGGAACGGACCGCAGGCGCTTAGCGTAAGCTAAAGCTAGTCCTCGGACCGGCGGACAAGGTGGAAGTTTGAACAACAAGGGTGTGCGAGCGATTCTGGTGATGGTGCTGGTCGTCATCGGCGCAATGGTGCTGTTGCAGACCATGGCGACCGGTGGCGGGCCGTTGTCCTTGGCCCCGTCGGCCCCGGAAGACTTGTCGTTGAGCGATTTCACGCAGAAGGTCAACGAAGACACGATCAAGGAAGTCAACTGGCAGCAACAGATCATCTCCGGCGACTATGGGGTCGACGGGAAGAAGACCAAGTTCACCGTCTACGCGGTGTCGAGCGACTCGCCCGCCGGCGCAGACCTCATCCAACTCTTTGACAAGAAGGGCGTCAAGTACAAGATCAACGGTGCACCTCCCACGGCGGCCCTCATCCAATTGGCCGGGCTCATCCTGCCGGTCATCTTGATCGGCGGGTTCATCTACTTCATGATGGTGCGCCAAGCGCAGGCCAGCGGCAACCAAGCGATCAACTTTGGCCGTAGCCGGGCGAAGCGGGCGGGCGAGAACACCCCGAAAGTGACCTTCGAAGACGTCGCCGGTATCGAGGAAGCCAAGGAGGAACTGTACGAGGTCGTCGACTTCCTCCGCAACACCAAGAAGTATGTCGCCCTCGGGGCCAAGATCCCGAAGGGCATCCTGCTCACCGGCCCTCCAGGCGTCGGCAAGACGCACCTGGCCCGCGCCATTGCCGGCGAGGCTGGAGTGCCGTTCTTCCACATCAGCGGCTCGGACTTCGTCGAGATGTTCGTCGGCGTCGGCGCCGCACGTGTGCGTGACCTCTTCGACACCGCCAAGGCGCACCGCCCTTGCCTCATCTTCGTCGACGAAATCGACGCGGTGGGCCGGCAGCGCGGGGCCGGGCTCGGGGGCGGCCATGACGAACGCGAGCAGACTTTGAACCAGTTGCTCGTCGAAATGGACGGCTTCGACCCCAACACCGGCGTCATCTTGATCGCGGCGACCAACCGACCCGACGTCTTGGACCCTGCCCTGCTCCGGCCCGGCCGGTTCGACCGGCAGATCGTGGTCGACGCCCCTGACGCCAAGGGACGCGAAGCGATCCTGAACATCCACGCCAAGGGCAAGCCGTTCGACTCGGCCGTCGACATGGGAGTGCTCGCCAAGCGCACCCCCGGATTCACCGGCGCCGACCTCGCCAACGCACTGAACGAGTCGGCCCTGCTCGCCGCACGCCGCAACAAGCAGCGGATCACGATGGCGGAGCTTGAAGAGGCCCTCGACCGGGTGATGATGGGCCCGGCCCGCAAGAGCCGCGTCATGAACTCGGACGAGCGCAAGGTGACCGCCTACCACGAGGCGGGCCATGCGATCATCGGCGAGTTGCTTGAGCACTGCGACCCGATCCACAAGGTCACCGTCCTCCCGCGGGGCATGGCCCTCGGCGTCACCATGCAGTTGCCCGACGAGGACCGCTACACCACCAGCCGGAGCGAACTGATCGACGACATCACCATGCTCTTGGGCGGTTTGGTCGCTGAAGAGGTGGCCTTTGGTGAGCGCTACACCGGCGCGGGCAACGACCTGGAGCGGGTGACCCGCATCGCCCGTGCGATGATCATGCAGTTCGGCATGAGCGAGAAGCTAGGCTCGCTCGCCATCGGCCGCCGGAGCAGGAACCCGTTCTTGGGCCGGGAAATGGCCGAGGACCGGGACTACAGCGAGGACGTGGCCCGGCAGATCGACGAGGAGGTCCACCGACTCGTCGCCGAATGCCACAGCCGCGCGACCCAAATCCTGACTTCGCACAAGCAGACGATGGACCGGCTCGCCGAGGCCCTGTTGGAGCGCGAGACCCTCGACCGCGAGGAGTTCTTGGCGGTGATGGAGGGCAAGGAGCTCCCGCCCCTGCCGGTGCCGCCCAGTGCACCGCCGCTTCCCAACGCGGACACACCGAAAGACAAGGCGCGGCCGACCCAACCGACCCAACTGGAACCAGGCACGGCCTGACCCTAGACCAGCTTCCACCCGCGTCCGGTATATTAGGCCAGACGCGGGGGCAGTCGGATTGGCATGAGCGTCCAAGTTCTGTACCAAGAGGGATTCCAGCTACGTTGCGACGGGCGATATCGTGAGGCGAAGGTGAAGCTGGAGCAGGCCCTGAGTCTTGACCCCGGCCATGCCGACTCGTTGTGGCAGTTGGGCCTTGTGCAAGGCTTTGAAGGTGACTTTGACGGGTCTCTCGCCACGCTGCAGAAGGTGGTCGAAGCCAATCCCAACCACGTCAACGCCCGGTTCGACCTTGGCATGACCATGACGATGCTCGGCATGCAAGACGAAGCATGCGCCCAGTTCCGCGAGGTCGTCCGGATCCAACCCGGACACGAGAAAGCGAAGCAACAGCTCGTCTATTGCCCGTGAGGCGATGAAGCGCCCCTTCCCCTGGACTTGGGCGTTGCTGGCCCTGATACCGCTGGTCCCCCTGTGGAGGTGCGTGTTCCTAGGCGAGGTGGTCGGCCCGTGGGACCAGATCAGCCACTTCTGGCCGTTCCAACCGCAACCGCTCCGAGGCTCGTGGGACGTGTTACAGGCCGATTCGGCCCTGCAGTTCTACGGCTGGCGGGACCTTGTCTTCCGGGCATGGGGTTCGGGCCAACTGCCACTCTGGAACCCCTACCAACTTTGCGGTTCGCCCCTCCTTGCCAACTCACAGTCGGCGGGCTTTTATCCTCTGCACATCTTGATGGGGGTGCTCCATGTGCCGACCGGAGTGGCGATCACCCTCCTTGCTTGGTTCCATTTGGCGTGGGCGGGCTTCGGCGTCCGCTATCTCGCCCTTCGGTGCGGCGCCCAGGAGACCGGGGCGAGCCTGGGTGGGGTGTTCTTCGCCTTGTCGGCGTTCACGCTGGGTTGGTTGCCCCTGGCCAGCGTGCTCACCACCGTGGCATGGATCCCCTGGGTGCTGGGGACCGGCCTCTCCCTCTTTGAACGGCCGACCCCGCGCGGTGCCGCCGCCCTAGCGGGCTGTGTCGGGATGATGGCCCTGGGTGGACACGTCCAGTTCATGTTCTACGGGCTGCTCGCCCTCATGGTCGTCGCCGTCCTCAGGCTCGTCACCGCGGCGCGGGCGGCCCAGTCTGCCGGCATGGCGGTGGGCTGGGGCGTCGTCGGCGTGACGGTGGGCCTCGCCCTGGCGTCGGCCCAACTTGTCCCCGTGCTCACATTGTCCAAGGACGGGCACCGCCAAGCCGCCGCGGGCGAGGCGGGATACGCCGCTTACGTCGCGGGTGCCCCCAAACCCTACGAGTTGGCCGGGCTGGTCTACCCGGGAGCCCTGGGGTTCCCGGGCCGGGCCGAGGTGCAAGCCGAAGGCCCGCCCTACCCCCAGCATTGGCCCGCCTCGGCCCGGATCGGGGCGTCCT
Coding sequences within it:
- the tilS gene encoding tRNA lysidine(34) synthetase TilS; this translates as MLERFATHLQDSGLVPPGSRVAVALSGGADSLCLLHLTVRLGLDVVALHLDHGQRPESADEARRLGEFCDRLNVPFASGRADVPALAEAYKVGVEEAGRTARYDFFRQAAYRTGCDLVATGHTRDDLAETVLFNLVRGTGMAGLAGIPAVRDGIVRPLLPFTRAETRAYCHRQGLEPLEDPGNLDLQFSRVRIRQNVMPELEQAHPGAAANIARTAKVVGEESAFLDSMAAAVLEKAETPLNGPLRFLTSEVEVALDLGVLLSHPDVLVRRGLRLAAAVLGASLDHGQTETLHLGVRCTPSGSVTSDGGRVVAQWSGDRLHFARADTDGPFRFNLATPGITESDVFGWQITVQPWPPADLLRDPDNLDVAMDAAKLHGGLHFRSTDPGDAMVPLGMTGSKSVADMMREAGLTASARRRLPVVCDMVGAVWVPGCRIAERVKITDTTARAFRLTFGPLDLGRRQEEQERTAGA
- the ftsH gene encoding ATP-dependent zinc metalloprotease FtsH; translation: MVLVVIGAMVLLQTMATGGGPLSLAPSAPEDLSLSDFTQKVNEDTIKEVNWQQQIISGDYGVDGKKTKFTVYAVSSDSPAGADLIQLFDKKGVKYKINGAPPTAALIQLAGLILPVILIGGFIYFMMVRQAQASGNQAINFGRSRAKRAGENTPKVTFEDVAGIEEAKEELYEVVDFLRNTKKYVALGAKIPKGILLTGPPGVGKTHLARAIAGEAGVPFFHISGSDFVEMFVGVGAARVRDLFDTAKAHRPCLIFVDEIDAVGRQRGAGLGGGHDEREQTLNQLLVEMDGFDPNTGVILIAATNRPDVLDPALLRPGRFDRQIVVDAPDAKGREAILNIHAKGKPFDSAVDMGVLAKRTPGFTGADLANALNESALLAARRNKQRITMAELEEALDRVMMGPARKSRVMNSDERKVTAYHEAGHAIIGELLEHCDPIHKVTVLPRGMALGVTMQLPDEDRYTTSRSELIDDITMLLGGLVAEEVAFGERYTGAGNDLERVTRIARAMIMQFGMSEKLGSLAIGRRSRNPFLGREMAEDRDYSEDVARQIDEEVHRLVAECHSRATQILTSHKQTMDRLAEALLERETLDREEFLAVMEGKELPPLPVPPSAPPLPNADTPKDKARPTQPTQLEPGTA
- a CDS encoding tetratricopeptide repeat protein translates to MSVQVLYQEGFQLRCDGRYREAKVKLEQALSLDPGHADSLWQLGLVQGFEGDFDGSLATLQKVVEANPNHVNARFDLGMTMTMLGMQDEACAQFREVVRIQPGHEKAKQQLVYCP
- a CDS encoding ABC transporter permease; translated protein: MNARLGWLVLAGAGLVWAVVASTGTPVPDALREMFTGAFGTPAGWRETFKESTPLLVLGASVFWALKAGLFNIGADGQYVVGGLAAAVVGLRVPGPAGVLTGTLAGVGAGAAWAFLPGWIKAYRGGHEVITTIMMNNIGRLMATALAAGVLKAPGQQNAETPLLPDATTLPNLVHNGAFRLSWAFPIGLLVVVGMAFYFGRTVGGFEASATGANPRASRFAGIDVRTATLRAMLASGAVAGLAGALQVFAVKHQFNADFSPGYGFDALGVALLAAGQAWIVIPSALLFGALARGTSALSILGVPKGLNGVLLGIVVLVFAAVRYRKEVAARG
- a CDS encoding PDZ domain-containing protein; this encodes MDWSRHRSAVSALMLALAVASPFAYAQQGRDQARTITPEDKAVVIKRVEEVLSRQAFVPGVDFTKFDTILASQKDAIEKAKTESEFALAVSRAMRQYGLSHISLFPPEFGTQRTTQTRAGIGIMIQIEEDGLRVVNVFEDSPASEVGLQPGDLIFESDGKKVRQQPDLQGAKGSTSNIKVKRGDKELSFRVTRRDYVAVVPETLTWEGNVAVLRIPTFDVGYNQARVDKLMGEASRAKSLVIDLRGNGGGRVANLLHLAAFFFDREKEPLGTFVTRNLVTMYERDNPPTDDVVAIAAASRPNVRAMLTTQPKFTGKVAVLVDGGTGSASEMLAAAFKEIKGSELFGTKTAGAVLASILTEIPRGKGFWLQYPLTDYVTISGLRLEGHGLVPDKVAPTPRYGEPDVALVDAKSWLATISPEKAAGR
- a CDS encoding ABC transporter ATP-binding protein, with product MRGVTQDFGPVRALDAVDLTVEKGTVHALLGENGAGKTTLMRVLYGALRPTAGEVRLDGVAVRFRNPAEAIAAGVGMVSQHYAIIPELSAIDNLMLGAEPGALLNRPEAVLRADQLAQDMGFSFEWDAPAAGLGPAGAQKLEILKLLWRQADIMVLDEPTAMLSPEDADSLYGSLRKLAGQGRSVIVVTHRLAEVTQYCDHVTVLRQGKNVASFPVGEKTQDETAELIVGKALTQTTRPDVSAGTPVLVAHDLRVRGDRGDMAVNGTSLTLAAGEVVGLAGVDGSGQRELVQALVGVRPLVTGQVTLGGHDVSRATARARIESGLRCIPEDRHEEGVVDDFDLVANALLGHQRLAAFRRGPVLDKAASLALATRVASRFETKHSSLGQKMSELSGGNQQRFVNARAMAHEARALVAFQPVRGLDIEATRRVYAAFREFVSAGGTVLVVSFDLDELLEFCDRMLVMHHGRLASPPEGKGRDRVTIGAMMVGTA
- a CDS encoding ABC transporter permease is translated as MVSPIVQLAVSTAIFSAPLVLGGLGALASERSGVINIGIEGKMLFAAWAAAFGGLVSGNPVVGLVCAILAATVVSQAHWALTQLFGIDHVISGMGLNAVAAGATSLLSKTLLAPYAGAKAAALPLPFFWVAAVLAALGAAFVLHRTRGGLHLLAVGHDPDKARQAGLRPVAVRFKALLFTGLLAGLAGALLISNARGFTDNMTSGRGYIALAALILGGWRPWPTFAACLLFGFADALQLQFQGTPLWGASIPVEAWQCLPYVATVVALAAKWGGTKAPAGLGRP